Within Nocardioides rotundus, the genomic segment CGCCTCTCAGCGGGAGAAGGGCGAGGGCCGGTCGCGCAGCAGGGAGTAGAGGTTCTGCTGGATGCTCTCGCGCACCTGGTCGGTCACGTCGAAGACCAGCATCGGGTCGTCGGCCGCGCCCTCCTCGAACTCGTCGGTGCGGATCGGCTCGCCGAACTCCAGGATCCACTTCGACGGCAGCGGCACCATGCCCAGCGGCCCGAGCCAGGGGAAGAACGGCGTGATCGGGATGTAGGGCACCCCCAGCAGCCGCGCCAGCGCGGGGACGTTCCCGACAAGGGGATAGATCTCCTCGGCGCCGACGACGGAGAGCGGGAGGATGGGTACGCCGGTGCGCACGGCCGCGGACACGAAGCCGCCGCGGCCGAAGCGCTGGAGCCGGTAGCGCTCGGAGAACGGCTTGCCGATCCCCTTGAAGCCCTCGGGCCACACGCCGACCAGCTCGCCCTCGCGCAGCATCCGCTCGGCGTCCTCGTTGCAGGCCAGCGTGGCGCCGGTCCGCCGCGCCACCGCGCTGACCACGGGCAGCCGGAAGACCAGGTCGGCCCCGAGCGGTCGGAGGAACCGGCCGGCGTAGCGATGGGCGGCGTACATCGTCACCAGGCCGTCCATCGGGACGGTCCCGGAGTGGTTGGAGACCACCAGCGCGCCGCCGGTGTCGGGGATGTTCTCGATCCCACGGACCTCCAGGCGGAACCAGCGCTCGGCGATCGGCCGGATCGCCGCGAGCGCGAACCGCTCGGTGAGCTCGGCGTCGAAGCCGAAGGAGTCGACGGTGTAGTCGCCCTCGAGCCGACGCCGGACGAAGGCGAGGACCTGGGCCAGCCGGGACTCCCAGTCCTCGCCGAAGACCTCGCGGGCCGCGCCGGTGATCGCGGCGAGCCACTCGCCGACCGGGATCCCGCCGTCGGGGACCCGGTCCTCGGTGCGGGCGGCCGGCCGGTCGGCCTGCGGAGGAGCCTCCGCCCTCGGGGCGTCGGCCTTCTTCGCAGCCGGCTTGGCGCTCGCCTTCCCCCCGGCCAGGCCGCGCGAGGAGGAGGACGGCTTCCGCTTGCCGGTGCCGCGACCGGGGCGGCCGTGCGTGCCCAGCGGGATCACCTCGGCGTCAGCCACGGCGCACCCCCGCCGCCTGCAGGCCCGAGGCGAGGCCGCCGATCACCCGGTCGGCCGGGCGCGCCGCCGGCGCGACGCTGTTGGCGAACTCCGCGAACGCCTCGGCGGTGGTGTAGTCCGGCTCGAAGCCGAGCTCGTCGCGCATCTTGGTGGTGTCGATGCCGCGACCGAAGGTGAGGTAGGCGATCTGCTCGGGGGAGAAGTCGGCCATGCGCGCCTTCTTCAACGCCGTGCCCAGCCCGCCGACCGCGGGCCCCGGCATCGGCATGGCCACCCGGCCCATCCGGCGGATCGCCTGGGAGAGCATCAGGGTGCCGTCGCCCGCGACGTTGAACGTGCCGTGCGCGCCGGACTGCACCGAGTGCACCAGGACGCGCATCAGGTCGTCCTCGTGCAGGAACTGCAGCCGCGGGTCGAAGCCGAAGACGGTCGGGATCACCGGCAGCCGGAAGTACGACGTCATCGGGGACTCGACGTGCGCGCCGATCACGTTGGCGCAGCGCAGCAGGGTGATGCCGACGTCGGGGCGGCGCCGCGCGAAGCCGCGGACGTAGCCCTCGACCTCGTAGACGTCCTTGGCGTAGCCCGCGCGCGGGACCGAGCGCGGCTGCATGTCCTCGGTGAACATCGCCGGGTCGCGGCTGCTCGCGCCGTAGAAGGTGCCGGTGGACTTCACCACCAGGTGCTTGACCGACGCGGACTTCTGACAGGCGGCGAGCAGCTGCATCGTCCCGATGACGTTGAGCTCCTTCATCGTGTTCCGCCCACCGACGCGGCCGGGGGTGGCGATGACGCTCATGTGGACGACGGTGTCGACGTCCTCCTTGGCCAGCACCTTGGCGATGACCGGGGTGCGGATGTCGGCCCGCACGAAGGAGACGTCGCCGATGTCCCCGCGCGGAGGGACGACGTCCACGCCGATGACCTTCTCCACGCCGGGCTGGCCGGCGATGTAGCGGGCGGCGCGCCGACCGAGGTCACGGGAGATCCCCGTGACCAGGACGACACCCCCGCCAGCCATCGCGAACGCCTCCCTGCGCCGAGGCCTACTTGCCGAGCTTGCGGCGCTGGACGCGCGTCTTCTTCAGCAGCTTGCGGTGCTTCTTCTTGGCCATGCGCTTGCGGCGCTTCTTGATGACGGAGCCCACGGGTCACCTTTCGAGAATCGGGGGCCGGCCGGTCGGCCGGTCGCGCCAGCCTAGCCGGGCCCCGTCTGCAGCGGGAATCCGGAGCACTCCGCGGACACCGGGGCGAGGCGTCAGCCGGCGCTGTAGAAGGACTTGCGCAGGTAGTCGTGCACGTCCTCCTCGGTCACCCGGAAGGAGCGGCCGACGCGGACCGCCGGGAGCTCCCCGCTGTGCACGAGGCGATAGACCGTCATCTTGGAGACCCGCATCATCGCGGCCACCTCGGCCACGGTGAGGAACTTCGGGTCGTTGACGTCCTGAGGGGACTGCTGGTCAGTCATGGGAGGCGCACCGTCCTTCTTGCGTGGCACGCCACCGGCTTCCCCATCCGGTGAGATTCATGCACGCCAGAGTTGAGGATAGGGCTGCTGTGACTCCTGGGGAAGGACTTCTCCCAAGAAATCCAACAAGTGCGGCGTGTCGGGTTGATTTGTTGTTCTTTGGTATGACCTGAGGGTCAGGGCAGCGGGTCCAGCCCGTGGAACGGGAACACCTCGTTCCGCGTCGCCATCACCGCCCGGTCCAGCCAGGTGTCGGGGTCGTACCCGTCGGCCCAGTCCCGCCACTGCGGCGTCCGGCCGTCGGTCATCCGGAACGGCGGGGTGTGGTCCAACTGCTCCCGAACGTACTCCCGCCAGCCTGAGGGCGTCTCGGTCGCGGGGTCAAGGGGGGCGCCCGCGACGATCGCGAGCAGGTGGGCCCACGCCCGCGGCACCACGTCGATGATCGCGTAGCCGCCGCCCCCGGTCGCGACCCAGCGGCCCCCGGCGACCTCATGGGCGAGCTCGTGCAGCGTCTGGTACGCCGCGCGCTGGCCGTCCACGCTCAGCATCATGTGGGCCAGCGGGTCCTCCATGTGGGAGTCGCAGCCGTGCTGGGTGACCAGCACCTCCGGCTCGAAGGCCCGCAGCAGCGGGGGCACGACGGCATGGAAGGCGCGCAGCCAGCCCGGGTCCGACGTACCCGGCGGGAGCGCCACGTTCACCGCGCTCCCCCTCGCGTCCGGGCCGCCCACGTCCTGGGGGAACCCGGTCCCGGGGAAGAGCAGCTGGCCGGTCTCGTGCAGGGAGATGGTGAGCACCCGCGGGTCGTCGTAGAAGATCCGCTCCACCCCGTCGCCGTGGTGGACGTCGACGTCGACGTAGGCGACCCGCTCCGCGCCCTGGTCGAGCAGGCTCTGGATGCCCACGGCGATGTCGTTGTAGATGCAGAAGCCGCTGGAGGTGTTCGGCATCGCGTGATGCAGGCCGCCGGCGATGTTGGCCGCGTGCAGCGACTCCCCGCTCCACACCTGGCGGAACGCCTCGACACTGGCCCCGACCACGTGGGCGGCCGCGCGGTGCATGTCCTTGAAGACCGGGTTGTCCTCCGAGCCGAGGCCGTGCGCGAGGTCGATGTGCCCGGGGATCGTGCCGCACTCGGTGACCGCGCGGATCAGCTCCGGCGTGTGGACGGTGGCGATGGTCTCCTCGTCGGCCACCGGCGCCGGCACCGTGCGCAGCCGGCCCTCGTCCAGGATCCCGAGCTCCTCGGCCAGGCGCATCGTCAGGTCCACCCGGATCGGCGACATCGGGTGCCCGGGGCCGAAGTCGTACTCCGTCAGGGTCTTGTCGAAGACGACCGTGGACGGACCGTCGCAGTCCTGCGCTGGCTCCATGGTCCGGCAGGCTACCCCCGGCGGTCCTGTCGGTGCGGCGTGGTCAGATGTCCCCCGTGATCCACGCCGTGCTCTTCGACCTCGACGACACCCTGATGGACCACCAGGCCGCGGCCGATCGCGCGGTCGTGCACTGGGCGGCGTCGATGGGCCTCACCGAGGACCCCGAGGAGCTGGCCGCCCGCTGGACGAGCGTGTCCAACCGGCACTACGCCCGCTACCAGCGCCGGGAGCTGAGCGTGCACGAGCAGCAGCGGGCGCGGGTGCGCGAGTTCCTCCCGCACGTGGACCTGCGGGCCGACCCGGACGCCCAGGCAGCCTTCGACGCCTACGTCACGCTCTACCGCTCGGCCTGGACCGCCTTCCCCGACGCCGGGTCCGCCCTCCGCCGGGCTCGCGCGGCCGGGCTGCGGGTCGGCGTGCTCACCAACGGCGAGGACGCGGTGCAGCGCGCCAAGGCCGCCCGCGGGCGGCTGGACGGGCTTGTCGACGCCTTCGTCGCCTCCTCGACGCTGCCGTGGTCCAAGCCGGACGCGCGGGCATTCCACGCCGCCTGCGAGCTCCTCGGCAGTGAGCCGGAGGGCACGCTGATGGTCGGCGACTCCCTGCCCGTCGACGTCCTCGGCGCCCGCGCGGCCGGCCTGCCCGCGCTGCTCGTGGACCGCTTCGACCGCCACCGGGAGGCCGACCTGCGCGGCGCCGTCCGCGTGCGCTCGCTGGCCGAGATCGCCTTCACCCGCTGAGCGGGTCGCGGCTCACTGCCCCTCGGCGAGCTCCCGAGATCGGTCCCGCGCGGCCTCCAGCGCGGCGAGGAACGCGGCGCGGACCTTGTGCACCTCCAGCTCGCGGAGGGCCGCCGCGGTGGTGCCTCCCGGGGAGGTGACCTGCTCGCGCAGCACGACCGGGTGGTCGCCGGTCTCCCGGATCATCTTCGCCGAGCCGACCACGGTCTGGACGACCAGCTCGGTCGCGGTCGCCCGCGGCAGCCCGAGGTGCACGCCGGCCTCGATCATCGACTCGATGACGAAGAAGAGGTACGCCGGCCCGGAGCCGCTGATCGCGGTCACCGCGTCCTGCTGCCGCTCCGGGACCCGCAGCACCCGGCCCACCGAGGCCATCAGCGCCTCCGCCTCGGCCAGGTGCCGGTCGTCGCAGTGCGAGCCGGGCGAGATCGTGGCCATGCCCTCGTCGACCAGCGCGGGGGTGTTCGGCATGACCCGGACCACCGCCACGCCCTCGGGCACGCGGGACTCGATGAAGGCGGTGGTGATGCCGGCGGCCAGGCTGACGACGAGCTGGCCCGGCCGCAGCTCGGGTGCGATCTCGGCGAGCAGGTCGCCCATGTCCTGGGGCTTGACCACGATCGCCACGGTCTCGGCCTTGCGGGCCGCCTCGGCGTTGGAGAGCACGGCGACGCCGTACCTCTCCTCCAGCTCCTGCGCGCGCTCGCGGCGCTTCTCCCCCACCACGAGGTGGTCCACGCGACGACCGGCGCGGACCAGGCCGGAGAGCAGGGTCTCGCCCATCACGCCGGCACCGAGGATCGCGGTGGTCATCGCGCTCACCTACTTCTTGGAGACCAGGGACTTGAGGAAGAACGACAGGTTCTGCGGCCGCTCGGCGAGCCGGCGCATGAGGTAGCCGTACCACTCCTGACCGTACGGCACGTAGACGCGCACCGTCTCGCCGTTCTCGGCCAGCCGCTTCTGCTCCTCGGGCCGGATGCCGTAGAGCATCTGGAACTCATAGGTCCCCTGCTCGCGACCGAGGCTGCCGACCAGCGAGGTGGCGATCTCGATCATCCGCGGGTCGTGGGTGGCGATCATCGGGTAGCCGGGGCCCCCGAGCAGCACCTTCAGGCAGCGGACGTAGGAGCGGTCAACGTCCACCTTGTCCTGGTAGGCGACCTCCTCCGGCTCGTTGTAGGCGCCCTTGCACAGCCGCACCCGCGAGCCCTCCTGGGCCAGTGCGCGACAGTCCGCCTCGGTGCGGTGGAGGTAGGCCTGCAGCACCGCGCCGGTCTCGGGGAAGTCCTGCCGCAGCTCGCGCAGGATGCCCAGGGTGGAGTCGGTCGTGGTGTGGTCCTCCATGTCCAAGGTGACCGTGGTGCCGGCGTTGCTGGCCGCGCGGCAGATGGTCCGCGCATGCTCCAGGGCGACCCGCTCGCCCTCCCCCGGCAGCATCTGGCCGACCGCCGAGAGCTTCACCGAGACCTCCGCGCTCCCTGCCAGGTCGCGAGCCGCGAGCGCCTCCAGGAGCTCGACGTAGGCCGCGGCCGTCGCGTCGGCCCGGGCCCGGTCCAGGGTGTCCTCGCCGAGGAAGTCCAGGGTCACCGTCAGGCCGTCGGCGACCAGGCCCGCGGTCGCGTCCACCGCGGCCTGCGTGGTCTCGCCGGGCACGTAGCTGTGCACGATCCCCGAGGAGACGGGCATCGTGGACACGACGTTCTTGATCGCGCCGCTGCGAGAGAGCATCAGCAGGGGTTGCCGGAGCAGGGACATGGGCCTCCGATCGCAGGATTGTTGAGCTATCAGGCTAGCCCTCGGCCCGACTGCGCCCTCAGGCGGTACGGCGCCTCAGCGTCGCCGCACCGAGCACGAGCGCGGCCGCGATGAACGCCGCGATGACGCCGGTGTCCCGCCACACCTCCCCAGTGGTGTCGAAGGCGGCCAGGTGCTTCATCGCGTCCACGGCGTAGGACAGCGGCAGCACGTCGCTGATCGCCTCCAGGACCGCGGGCAGCCGGTCGCGCGGGACGAGCAGGCCGCACAGCAGCATCTGCGGCACGACCACGGCGGGCATGAACTGCACGGCCTGGAACTCGGTGCTGGCGAACGCGCTGAGGAACAGCCCGAGCGTTGCGCCGAGCACCGCGTCGGCGACCGCGACCACGGTGAGCAGCCAGACCGGACCCACCAGGTCCATCCCGAGCAGGCCGACGCTGACCGCCACCGCCAGGCCGGACTGGATCGCGGCGAGCAGCCCGAAGGCCAGGGCGTAGCCGATCAGCAGGTCCAGCTTGCCCATCGGCAGCACCAGCAGCCGTTCGAGCGTCCCGCTGGAGCGCTCGCGCAGCGTGGTCACGCTGGTCACCAGGAACATGATGAAGAACGGGAACAGCGCCAGCAGCGCGGGCGCCACACTGTCGAAGACCTGCGCCGGGGAGTCCTGGAAGATCCACCACAGCAGGGTCATCAACAGGGTCGGGAGCAGCAGGAGCATCGCGGCGGTGCGGCGGTCCCGGCGGATCTGGGTGAGCACGCGGCCGGCGACCGCGAGCGTGATGCGGGGGCTCATCGGGCACCCTCCCCTCCGGTGCCGGCATGGTCGCGGACCAGGGAAAGGAACGCGTGCTCGACGTCGCACGCTCCGGTCCGCTCGCGGATCGCGGCCGGCGACCCGTCGGCGATCAGCTCACCCTCGCGCATCAGCAGCAGCCGGTCGCAGCGCTCCGCCTCGTCCATGACATGGCTGGACACGACCACCACCGCGCCGCCCTCGGAGATCCGGTGGAAGACCGCCCAGAGCTCCTCGCGCAGGAGCGGGTCGAGGCCGACCGTCGGCTCGTCGAGGACCAGCAGGTCGGGCTCGCCAAGCAGGGCCACGGCCAGGCTCGCGCGGGAGCGCTGGCCGCCCGAGAGCCGGCCCACGACCTGGTCGGCGTGGTCGCCGAGGTCCACCGCGTCGACCACCCGCTGCACGTCCGCGCGCGGGACGCCGAGCACGCGAGCGAAGAAGGCGAGGTTCTCGGCGACGGTGAGGTCGTCGTACACACTCGCCGCCTGGGTCACGTAGCCGATCCGATCCCGCAGCGCCCGGCTCCCCGCCGGCTCGCCGAAGACCGTGACCGTGCCCGACGCGACGCGCTGCACGCCGACCAGGCAGCGCAGCAGGGTCGTCTTGCCGCCGCCGGACGGGCCGAGCAGCCCCACCACTCCGTCCGTGGGATCGAGGCTGAGGTCCAGCCCGGGCAGCACCTCCCGCCCGCCGCGCACGACGACCAGGTCGCTGATCTCGACCGCGTTTTTCATCATGCGTTGAAATATGCCGCCGGTGCGGGTCCCTGTCAACCCCCTCCGCGCCCGCGCCGCACCAGCTGTCAAGCGGTGTTCCGGCATCTGGTGCGGTGTTCGGACAGCGCAGGAGATTCCCGAACACCGCTTTACAGCTGCGGGGGCCGGGCGGACTGGGCGGAGTGAGGCGGGAGGGAGTACGCCGGTCAGCCGAGGTCGCCGGTGAGGTAGCGCTGCAGCGTGGGCCCGATCGCCGCGACCACGGCGTCGGCCGGGAGCGAGGCGAGCGGCTCGACGGCCAGCAGGTAGCGCGCGACCACCAGCCCGAGGAGCTGGCTGGCGACCAGCGAGATGCGCTCCTCCTCGCGGTCGGGGGCGAGCGGCCCGAGCACGGGCCGGATGATGACGGGCAGGAAGCCCTCCCGGATCAGCTCCTGGCCGCCGGGGACCATGATCGAGCGGGCGGCGGCGAGCAGCCCCGGTTGCAGGCCGGGGTCGTCCCAGACACCGAGGAAGGCGGCGAGCAGCCGCTCCCCGGCGCCGTCCGGGCCGCCGGCGGCCACCGGCGCGAGCACCTCGCGCGGGTCGACCGGGAGCTCGACGGCGGCGAGGAAGAGCTGGTCCTTGGTGCCGAAGTAGTGGTGCACCAGGGCCGCGTCGACGCCGGCCGCCGAGGCGACGCCGCGGACCGTCGTACCCGCGAAGCCCGAGGAGGCGAAGGACTCCCGGGCCGCCGCCAGGATCGCCGCCCGGGTGTCCGGCGACCCCGGGCGCCGCCCGCGACGGGCGCCGCTCACCCGGCCGCCTCCGCCGAGGGGCCCAGGTGGAGGCGGGCGAACTCCAGCGACTCC encodes:
- a CDS encoding lysophospholipid acyltransferase family protein, with product MADAEVIPLGTHGRPGRGTGKRKPSSSSRGLAGGKASAKPAAKKADAPRAEAPPQADRPAARTEDRVPDGGIPVGEWLAAITGAAREVFGEDWESRLAQVLAFVRRRLEGDYTVDSFGFDAELTERFALAAIRPIAERWFRLEVRGIENIPDTGGALVVSNHSGTVPMDGLVTMYAAHRYAGRFLRPLGADLVFRLPVVSAVARRTGATLACNEDAERMLREGELVGVWPEGFKGIGKPFSERYRLQRFGRGGFVSAAVRTGVPILPLSVVGAEEIYPLVGNVPALARLLGVPYIPITPFFPWLGPLGMVPLPSKWILEFGEPIRTDEFEEGAADDPMLVFDVTDQVRESIQQNLYSLLRDRPSPFSR
- a CDS encoding NAD-dependent epimerase/dehydratase family protein, producing the protein MAGGGVVLVTGISRDLGRRAARYIAGQPGVEKVIGVDVVPPRGDIGDVSFVRADIRTPVIAKVLAKEDVDTVVHMSVIATPGRVGGRNTMKELNVIGTMQLLAACQKSASVKHLVVKSTGTFYGASSRDPAMFTEDMQPRSVPRAGYAKDVYEVEGYVRGFARRRPDVGITLLRCANVIGAHVESPMTSYFRLPVIPTVFGFDPRLQFLHEDDLMRVLVHSVQSGAHGTFNVAGDGTLMLSQAIRRMGRVAMPMPGPAVGGLGTALKKARMADFSPEQIAYLTFGRGIDTTKMRDELGFEPDYTTAEAFAEFANSVAPAARPADRVIGGLASGLQAAGVRRG
- a CDS encoding 30S ribosomal protein bS22, translated to MGSVIKKRRKRMAKKKHRKLLKKTRVQRRKLGK
- a CDS encoding helix-turn-helix domain-containing protein; this encodes MTDQQSPQDVNDPKFLTVAEVAAMMRVSKMTVYRLVHSGELPAVRVGRSFRVTEEDVHDYLRKSFYSAG
- a CDS encoding acetoin utilization protein AcuC, whose amino-acid sequence is MEPAQDCDGPSTVVFDKTLTEYDFGPGHPMSPIRVDLTMRLAEELGILDEGRLRTVPAPVADEETIATVHTPELIRAVTECGTIPGHIDLAHGLGSEDNPVFKDMHRAAAHVVGASVEAFRQVWSGESLHAANIAGGLHHAMPNTSSGFCIYNDIAVGIQSLLDQGAERVAYVDVDVHHGDGVERIFYDDPRVLTISLHETGQLLFPGTGFPQDVGGPDARGSAVNVALPPGTSDPGWLRAFHAVVPPLLRAFEPEVLVTQHGCDSHMEDPLAHMMLSVDGQRAAYQTLHELAHEVAGGRWVATGGGGYAIIDVVPRAWAHLLAIVAGAPLDPATETPSGWREYVREQLDHTPPFRMTDGRTPQWRDWADGYDPDTWLDRAVMATRNEVFPFHGLDPLP
- a CDS encoding HAD family hydrolase → MSPVIHAVLFDLDDTLMDHQAAADRAVVHWAASMGLTEDPEELAARWTSVSNRHYARYQRRELSVHEQQRARVREFLPHVDLRADPDAQAAFDAYVTLYRSAWTAFPDAGSALRRARAAGLRVGVLTNGEDAVQRAKAARGRLDGLVDAFVASSTLPWSKPDARAFHAACELLGSEPEGTLMVGDSLPVDVLGARAAGLPALLVDRFDRHREADLRGAVRVRSLAEIAFTR
- the proC gene encoding pyrroline-5-carboxylate reductase encodes the protein MTTAILGAGVMGETLLSGLVRAGRRVDHLVVGEKRRERAQELEERYGVAVLSNAEAARKAETVAIVVKPQDMGDLLAEIAPELRPGQLVVSLAAGITTAFIESRVPEGVAVVRVMPNTPALVDEGMATISPGSHCDDRHLAEAEALMASVGRVLRVPERQQDAVTAISGSGPAYLFFVIESMIEAGVHLGLPRATATELVVQTVVGSAKMIRETGDHPVVLREQVTSPGGTTAAALRELEVHKVRAAFLAALEAARDRSRELAEGQ
- a CDS encoding proline dehydrogenase family protein, with the translated sequence MSLLRQPLLMLSRSGAIKNVVSTMPVSSGIVHSYVPGETTQAAVDATAGLVADGLTVTLDFLGEDTLDRARADATAAAYVELLEALAARDLAGSAEVSVKLSAVGQMLPGEGERVALEHARTICRAASNAGTTVTLDMEDHTTTDSTLGILRELRQDFPETGAVLQAYLHRTEADCRALAQEGSRVRLCKGAYNEPEEVAYQDKVDVDRSYVRCLKVLLGGPGYPMIATHDPRMIEIATSLVGSLGREQGTYEFQMLYGIRPEEQKRLAENGETVRVYVPYGQEWYGYLMRRLAERPQNLSFFLKSLVSKK
- a CDS encoding ABC transporter permease, with the protein product MSPRITLAVAGRVLTQIRRDRRTAAMLLLLPTLLMTLLWWIFQDSPAQVFDSVAPALLALFPFFIMFLVTSVTTLRERSSGTLERLLVLPMGKLDLLIGYALAFGLLAAIQSGLAVAVSVGLLGMDLVGPVWLLTVVAVADAVLGATLGLFLSAFASTEFQAVQFMPAVVVPQMLLCGLLVPRDRLPAVLEAISDVLPLSYAVDAMKHLAAFDTTGEVWRDTGVIAAFIAAALVLGAATLRRRTA
- a CDS encoding ABC transporter ATP-binding protein, producing MMKNAVEISDLVVVRGGREVLPGLDLSLDPTDGVVGLLGPSGGGKTTLLRCLVGVQRVASGTVTVFGEPAGSRALRDRIGYVTQAASVYDDLTVAENLAFFARVLGVPRADVQRVVDAVDLGDHADQVVGRLSGGQRSRASLAVALLGEPDLLVLDEPTVGLDPLLREELWAVFHRISEGGAVVVVSSHVMDEAERCDRLLLMREGELIADGSPAAIRERTGACDVEHAFLSLVRDHAGTGGEGAR
- a CDS encoding TetR/AcrR family transcriptional regulator — translated: MSGARRGRRPGSPDTRAAILAAARESFASSGFAGTTVRGVASAAGVDAALVHHYFGTKDQLFLAAVELPVDPREVLAPVAAGGPDGAGERLLAAFLGVWDDPGLQPGLLAAARSIMVPGGQELIREGFLPVIIRPVLGPLAPDREEERISLVASQLLGLVVARYLLAVEPLASLPADAVVAAIGPTLQRYLTGDLG